ATAATAGCTAATGCAGCGGGTGGTCAGGTATGCGAAAAACCGGGAGTCGTGCCTGTTGACAGGACAGAATTAATGAATGAATTGCAATCAAATTATTAATTTTGTGTTCTGAAAGACATTTTGTTTAAAAATTTATTCTTAACTTTATCGCTCTGAAATTTTTTAATTAACAAATAAACCAAAATCAAAATCTTTATTATGAGAAGTATTTTTACAAAAAGCTTTATTTTTATGTTGTTTGGTTTTTTGAGCACAGGAATGAGCGCTCAAACAATCAACACACTTACTGTAACCGCTCCCGGAGATCTTGCCGGAGAGTACAAAATCATAAAAGCTGCATTTGGTACCAGAGACAATACACCTTTCTCCGGAACGGCAGCATTTACAAATGATGGAAGTGGAAGTCCTACCTTTGCGTGTGTAGATGCAATTGCTCCTATTACCGGTCTTGTTGGTTTTGCCGATAGAGGTACATGTAATTTTAGTCAGAAAGGACTAAATATTCAGAATGCCGGAGCCATTGCAGTGATAATCTGTAATAACACGCCTGCTACACCGGATGATATTTTTTCTATGGCAGCAGGTGACTTTGGTGCTAGTGTAACTATACCAAGTTTTATGCTTTCATACGGAGATTGTCAGAAACTCAGAGCTGCAATAATTGCAGGTGGTGTGGAAGTATCTTTCAGCAACGTTTGTGATGTAGAATATGACGATGAAGTATTCTGGGGCAATATGCCCGGACAGGGAGACTTTAATGGTGGACTAAACGAATGGACAGTTGATAATCCTGCGGATCTTGAAGGAAGAGAGACATGGTACTATACTGAAACAGGATTCCCTAAATCCTTATTCAATTTTTCGGCTCCTAATGATATTAAGTCAGCAAGTCAATGTAATGGTGCGGCTGCGATGGACTTATTTTCACTTCAGGAAGAAGATAATCCGGAATTAACCCAGCCATATATAAGATATACAGCGGGTTTGATTTCTCCCATTATTGATTGTAGTGGTCAGGAAAGTGTTATTCTGGAATTCACGATGTTACATAACCGACTTAACGGAAATGCTCAGTTATCATTTAACGATGGTTCTGGATGGTCGCCGGCAATAGTTATCCCAACTGAAAATGTGACAAATACCACTGTAAACCCTGAAACAGTATCTATTCCTATTCCATCTTTCGCAAATAAACCAAACTGTCAGGTAGCATTTATTGTCAGTGGTGATTTTTACTATTTTGTTTTGGATGATGTAAAGTTAATCAACAGATCTTTTTCTGACATTAAGGTGAATGATAACTTTTATTCAGTTTCACCACAGTTGAGAACACCTGCTTCACAAGTTTCTGAGATTCCATTATTGGCAGATATCGAGAATATTGGTAATGTCACAGCCGGTGAAACGGAGTTGAGAGTTGAATTCAGAGATGGAATGGGTAATTTGCTTGAAACTTTATATAATGATTACGGTGATGTGCCGGGTACTACTTTAGTAGAAAATAAGCCGTTTGCTGAAACCTATACACCGCCTGCTGTAGAAGGTTTTTATAATGCATCTTATATTATTGAAGCAAATGATGATGAGTCTGATGCAAACAACAAGCTTGACTTTTTCTTCGAAATTACAGACAAAACATATGGTAACTTACTTCCGGAAGCAGAAGTTACTCCCGCAAATTACATGAGAGATATAGCAGCTATCTGGAATGTGGGGCCAAGTATAACTAATTATTATTCAGGTGGTAATGTATATTATGTCGTAAGTGGTGAAGACTACACTGTAAAGAACGTGAGATTTGGACTTGCAAATGATATTAACAATATCGACGGTTCAGGTTTTATTATAGTGGATCTATATGAGTGGCAGGATTTGAACGGAGATGGTTCAAGTTCAGCAGACGAAAGAGAATTGGTAGGTACAAACAGTATTTTTATAGATGCATCCGGTATTGAAAATGCCAGAATGATTGAGGCTCCAATCTGGGCGCCTGATAGTGCCGGCGATCCTGACGAAGGAGTAAGAGTAACGCTGAAGGACAATACAACTTACTTACTTATGGCACATACTAATCCTTTCGATGCAGGTACTGAAAGATATCAATTTTTAACTTACAGTGGTTTTGCAAATACTTCTTTCAACCGATCTATTTATCATCCTGCAACTAATTATGCATTTGATACGCTCGGAATAG
The genomic region above belongs to Saprospiraceae bacterium and contains:
- a CDS encoding T9SS type A sorting domain-containing protein, encoding MRSIFTKSFIFMLFGFLSTGMSAQTINTLTVTAPGDLAGEYKIIKAAFGTRDNTPFSGTAAFTNDGSGSPTFACVDAIAPITGLVGFADRGTCNFSQKGLNIQNAGAIAVIICNNTPATPDDIFSMAAGDFGASVTIPSFMLSYGDCQKLRAAIIAGGVEVSFSNVCDVEYDDEVFWGNMPGQGDFNGGLNEWTVDNPADLEGRETWYYTETGFPKSLFNFSAPNDIKSASQCNGAAAMDLFSLQEEDNPELTQPYIRYTAGLISPIIDCSGQESVILEFTMLHNRLNGNAQLSFNDGSGWSPAIVIPTENVTNTTVNPETVSIPIPSFANKPNCQVAFIVSGDFYYFVLDDVKLINRSFSDIKVNDNFYSVSPQLRTPASQVSEIPLLADIENIGNVTAGETELRVEFRDGMGNLLETLYNDYGDVPGTTLVENKPFAETYTPPAVEGFYNASYIIEANDDESDANNKLDFFFEITDKTYGNLLPEAEVTPANYMRDIAAIWNVGPSITNYYSGGNVYYVVSGEDYTVKNVRFGLANDINNIDGSGFIIVDLYEWQDLNGDGSSSADERELVGTNSIFIDASGIENARMIEAPIWAPDSAGDPDEGVRVTLKDNTTYLLMAHTNPFDAGTERYQFLTYSGFANTSFNRSIYHPATNYAFDTLGIDRRAGTLWDIEGVDGSYEDIRGRSFDILGNSATLFSFAMMYLEMDVDLKSNTYDFTNNVQVKTFPNPVSRDLYIDLTLENVSKNVKVDLFNIDGSLVMSKSFSNVQDERLRLDLSGVINGAYNVVINTAEGTVTKKVIVQK